One region of Danio aesculapii chromosome 7, fDanAes4.1, whole genome shotgun sequence genomic DNA includes:
- the taf6l gene encoding TAF6-like RNA polymerase II p300/CBP-associated factor-associated factor 65 kDa subunit 6L: MTEREERRFAEVPRESVKLMAESAGVELSEELAGLLAEDVCYRLREATQNSSQFMRHAKRRKLSVEDFNRALRWSNTETVCGYGAQDTLPFRPLKEGELFYVEDREINLVELALATNIPKGCAETMVRVHVSYLDGKGTLEPQGTVPTAVQSLSEDLLKYYQQITRAILGEDPHLMKVALLDLQSNSKIAALLPYFVYVISGVKSVSHDLDQLNRLLHMVKSLVQNPYLYLGSYVRSLVSSVMYCILEPLAASINPLNDHWTLRDYAALLLSHIFWTHGDLVSGLYHQILLSLQKVLSDPVRPLCSHYGAVVGLHALGWKAVERVLYPHLPAYWANLQAVLDDYSVSNAQVKADGHKVYGAILVAVERLLKMKALSLTQAAEGSSAALSGSVTGPVGFRENSPGLSPPPEPLSEPPLGIASHLQAGGAGSLWEEWTPVSLPAMYCELYSFFGDSLAVRFSTDPPLAGAAPAGPSQPLEGRKEPATAAPNLESTRKMPQLTASMNISPRQDGSPRTEPQPPSLAATVPGRSLARSSSSSSSVSRSRSSSSRPGRSSSQSRDIFPKARFPLPQAGPPAFSFIIGGRQMGRRCQGRRFQTSFTPTPPLTSLPPRAYAHKLPVIGRVSKPVRRWTSSHYSLHLPL, translated from the exons ATGACCGAGAGGGAGGAACGGCGCTTCGCTGAAGTGCCCCGGGAGTCCGTCAAACTGATGGCGGAAAGCGCCGGAGTGGAGCTCAGCGAGGAGCTGGCGGGTCTGCTGGCCGAGGATGTGTGCTACCGGCTCAGGGAGGCCACACAG AACAGCTCACAGTTTATGAGACATGCAAAGAGACGGAAACTGAGTGTGGAAGACTTCAACAGAGCACTGCGGTGGAGCAATACTGAG ACTGTTTGCGGCTACGGTGCACAAGACACCTTACCTTTCCGTCCACTAAAGGAAGGAGAACTTTTCTATGTAGAGGATCGGGAGATAAATCTGGTGGAGTTAGCTCTTGCTACCAACATCCCCAAAGGCTGTGCAGAGACAATGGTTCGAG TGCATGTGTCATATCTTGATGGGAAAGGCACTTTAGAACCTCAAGGCACAG TGCCCACTGCTGTTCAGTCTCTATCAGAAGATCTTCTGAAGTATTATCAACAGATAACACGGGCCATTTTAGGAGAGGATCCACATCTCATGAAG GTGGCTTTGCTGGACCTCCAGTCCAATTCAAAGATCGCTGCCCTCCTGCCTTACTTTGTTTACGTCATCAGTGGG GTAAAATCAGTAAGTCATGATCTGGACCAGTTAAACCGGCTTCTCCACATGGTGAAGAGTTTGGTGCAGAATCCGTACCTTTATCTGGGATCGTATGTGCGCAGTCTGGTGTCCAGTGTCATGTACTGCATCCTGGAGCCTCTGGCGGCCTCCATTAACCCCCTCAATGACCATTGGACCCTCAGAGACTATGCCGCCCTTCTGCTCAGCCACATCTTCTG GACACATGGTGATCTGGTGAGCGGCCTGTACCATCAGATCCTTCTCTCTCTGCAAAAAGTTCTATCCGACCCTGTTAGGCCTCTCTGTTCTCACTATGGAGCCGTAGTGGGTCTGCATGCCCTCGGCTGGAAG GCTGTTGAACGTGTGCTCTATCCCCACCTCCCTGCCTATTGGGCCAATCTGCAAGCTGTGTTGGATGATTACTCTGTGTCTAATGCTCAGGTGAAAGCTGACGGACACAAAGTGTATGGAGCCATTCTA GTGGCGGTAGAGCGTTTGCTGAAGATGAAGGCACTCAGTCTAACCCAGGCAGCAGAAGGAAGCAGTGCTGCTCTTTCGGGCTCCGTTACAGGACCTGTCGGGTTCAGAGAAAACTCACCGGGTCTCAGCCCACCACCAGAACCTCTTTCTGAACCTCCACTTGGCATTGCAAGTCATCTTCAAGCAGGTGGAGCTGGCAGCCTGTGGGAGGAGTGGACGCCTGTATCTCTTCCTGCCATGTACTGTGAACTCTACTCATTTTTTGGAGACAGTCTGGCTGTGCGCTTCAGCACTGACCCACCACTAGCTGGCGCTGCACCTGCAGGTCCCAGTCAACCACTTGAGGGCCGAAAAGAGCCGGCGACTGCTGCCCCCAATCTTGAGAGCACGCGAAAAATGCCCCAGCTGACGGCCAGCATGAATATAAGCCCGCGGCAAGATGGAAGCCCACGTACTGAACCACAGCCACCCAGTCTGGCTGCTACTGTCCCGGGGAG ATCTCTTGCCCGCTCGTCCTCGTCCTCCTCATCCGTCTCACGTTCCAGGTCATCTTCATCACGTCCCGGACGCTCGAGCAGTCAATCCAGAGACATTTTCCCTAAAGCCCGTTTCCCGTTGCCCCAGGCTGGACCTCCTGCTTTCTCTTTCATCATTGGCGGGCGTCAAATGGGCCGACGCTGTCAGGGCCGACGCTTTCAGACGAGCTTTACCCCAACTCCCCCTCTAACCTCGCTCCCACCCCGCGCTTATGCCCACAAGCTGCCGGTAATCGGGAGGGTCAGCAAACCTGTGCGCCGCTGGACGTCTTCACATTACTCGCTTCACCTGCCACTTTAA
- the kcnk7 gene encoding LOW QUALITY PROTEIN: potassium channel, subfamily K, member 7 (The sequence of the model RefSeq protein was modified relative to this genomic sequence to represent the inferred CDS: inserted 1 base in 1 codon): MAVLAEKALTFLRVHAFSFLMVTYGLFIIMGAVVLMVLEQPEENLLVQEVRELKARFLADNPCVEERSLDGLLMDVLSASKRGVAALQAENDECNFDFTSSLFFVITFLTTTGYGTTVPLSDEGRMFCVVYCLVGIPFTMLLLSCLTHALLPRVTHTPIQNLQLFWGMSRSHAALLHCSVLGFCTAALFFLLPAAALCLLEDNWSYLESLYXCFISLSTTGLGDYLPGRIQNQAARQGLEFITSCYLLLGLIVLLVVLESFWELQQFQAVLRFFSGPRHRELKGLGLDELVLSGDMAGSEEESQYTLPISTISPTFSDSPATPTIEQLPVFGLPSIPASKDYDHSSLWPNPTSDLCQSTSCN, translated from the exons ATGGCTGTTCTTGCGGAAAAAGCGCTGACTTTCCTACGTGTTCACGCGTTCagcttcctgatggtcacgtatGGCCTGTTTATCATCATGGGCGCTGTTGTTTTGATGGTACTGGAGCAACCTGAGGAGAATTTGCTGGTTCAAGAAGTGCGTGAACTGAAAGCTCGTTTTCTGGCGGATAACCCGTGTGTTGAGGAGCGAAGTTTGGATGGTTTGTTAATGGACGTACTTTCTGCGAGTAAACGCGGCGTGGCTGCACTGCAAGCAGAAAATGACGAGTGTAATTTCGACTTTACGTCGTCGCTGTTTTTCGTCATTACCTTCCTCACGACCACAG GTTATGGCACCACCGTGCCCCTTTCAGATGAGGGCCGCATGTTCTGTGTGGTTTACTGTCTCGTGGGCATCCCTTTCACCATGCTACTGCTGTCCTGCCTCACTCATGCCCTTCTGCCCCGAGTAACACACACCCCTATCCAGAACTTGCAGCTGTTCTGGGGTATGTCTCGTAGCCATGCTGCCCTCCTGCACTGCAGCGTTCTTGGCTTCTGCACAGCCGCGCTCTTCTTCCTGCTGCCCGCAGCTGCTCTCTGCCTCCTGGAGGACAACTGGAGCTACCTGGAGTCgctgt tttgttttatctCACTGAGCACGACTGGACTTGGTGACTACCTTCCTGGCAGAATACAAAACCAAGCAGCGCGGCAGGGTCTGGAGTTCATCACCTCCT GTTATCTGTTGCTCGGGCTGATTGTGTTGCTTGTGGTTCTGGAAAGCTTCTGGGAGCTGCAGCAGTTTCAGGCTGTCCTGCGTTTCTTCTCTGGCCCGCGACACAGAGAGCTGAAGGGACTGGGTTTGGATGAGCTCGTGCTCAGCGGAGACATGGCAGGTTCAGAGGAGGAATCTCAATACACCCTTCCAATATCCACCATCTCCCCTACTTTCTCAGACTCACCTGCCACTCCGACAATAGAGCAGCTCCCAGTCTTTGGCCTGCCGTCCATACCAGCCTCCAAAGATTATGACCACTCCTCACTATGGCCAAACCCCACCTCAGATCTGTGTCAGTCTACATCCTGTAACTGA